In the Bacillota bacterium genome, one interval contains:
- a CDS encoding type II toxin-antitoxin system RelE/ParE family toxin, which produces MKVYQSRSFAQKVKKFSHTDKKELDSVIKNIIKNPDLGVEKKGDLKGVFVHKFDLHNHKYLLTYRLVEKQNLELIVIGRMKTATLN; this is translated from the coding sequence ATGAAAGTATATCAATCAAGATCTTTTGCCCAAAAAGTGAAGAAATTTTCCCACACCGATAAAAAAGAACTGGACTCCGTGATAAAAAACATCATCAAGAATCCAGATTTAGGCGTCGAAAAGAAAGGTGATTTAAAAGGTGTCTTTGTCCACAAGTTCGACTTACATAACCACAAGTACCTGTTAACTTATCGCCTGGTTGAAAAACAAAACCTGGAACTAATTGTGATCGGGCGTATGAAAACTGCTACATTGAATTAG